The Pyrus communis chromosome 8, drPyrComm1.1, whole genome shotgun sequence region TCCATTCAACAACTTTCAAGCCATCTGAACAAAATCTGAAATGCTCTAGAGCCCGACCACTAGCTACAGAACTTTCACCAGTATTTGCTTGTGCACCGCTTTGGTCATCCTGTTTGATGTCATATCTTAAAGAGGAGCCAGAGTTTCCTACCGAGTGAGAAATATCTGGGTTTTTCAATGCAGAATTCTGGTCATGGAATATCATTGATGGAACTTCTGAACAGTTGGGCAGCCCAGCAGAGTCTGCAACTTGTGTGTTTGAAGGGGGTCGGGAGTGATCAGACTTATCCGCACCTTTGTTGAAAAAATCAGCAGAAGGTTCTGCTTTTGATTCAAAATGTATCTCTTCAACTCTAGATGATTCAGTAGTTTCTTCTGGTTCAACAGGAGGCTCTGCTTTTGAATCAGAAGGCCTCTCTTCAACTCTAGATGATTCAGTAGTTTCTTTTGGTTCACCAAGAGGCTCTGCTTTTGATTCCGCAGGAAGGTCCTCTTTTGATTCAGAAGGAGGTTCTGCCTTTGATTCAGTAGGTCTCTCTTCAACTCTAAATGATTCAGTAATTTCTTTTGGTTCAGTAGGAGGCTCTGCTTTTGATTCAGCAGGGCACTCTGCTTTTGATTCAGCAGGAGGTTTTGCTTTTGATTCAGAAGGTCTCTCTTCAACTCCAGAGAATTCAGTAGTTTCTTTTGGTTCAACAGGACGCACCGCTTTTGATTCAGCAGGAGGTTCTGCAATTGATTCCGAATGTCTTTCTTCAACTCTAGATGATCTAGTAATTTCTTTTGGTTCAGCAGGAAGCTCTGATTTTGATTCAGAACATCTCTCCTCAGATCTTTCACTTGACGGGTAACTTCCAGAAAGAGGTTTCTCATCCATATTTTTGCTACTTGATGTGAGATTCTGTACTTGAGATTCTTTTGCATTTAAAATCTTTAGATCTGGTGCTGACTCAACATGATTGCTGGCCCCACTATCTATACCAGCAATATTCTGCAAAACAGAACTTCCATTTGCAGCTGTCTTCGGCTGATTGACCTTTGGATCTAAAGTTCCCAGTTTATTCTCCGAGGATGTTTGAACTCCAGCTGTGTTAGAAGGGACTTTTACTTGTATATTACTTCTCATCACACGTCCATACTTGGGAGGCAAAGGTTTTCCATTGCTCAATGACAGGCATCTCATGCAGTGCCACTCACCTCTAGGAATTCCTCTCTGATTAGATGACTGTGCACACATTAAGTGATATCCTCTCTCACACGCATCGCAAATAAGAACATTGTCTACCTCATTGATGGTAAGCTGGCAACTCTGGCAAGTCAAAGCCTTACTCATGTAATCCCTTGATGGAGGAATCCATGTAGGATGATCAGGAGGCTGTGGTTGTAATAATTTCTGAATAATTTTCACAATGTCATTGTGATTGTTAGAAAGCGAATGAGCTTTAACAAAGTCCATCTGTTGCAAAGGCTGATGTACAACGGGTAGATTTCCAGAAGCTAATTGGGAGACAAATGGCTTGGTATTCTGATTCCGTGCAGCTACAGGAGTCATATGTGGCATACTCATACCAGTACTTCCTTCAACTTTGACGGATATATGATTTGGCACCTTGTGTTCTGGTCCACTTTTGGCAGATTGAGTTTGCACTGACCAAGCTGGAGCATTCACTGATGGAAGTGGATGATTTGAGGACAAATTTGCTGCACATGGAAAAATATGGTGTAAATACTTACATATGCAGAGAGGAGACAGAATCAGTAGTAATGACGcaaaaaaaattccataaaaaGGATACCTTTTCATACAAGTAAAGTTAAAGGACATTAGTTACCTTGTACTTGAGATGCATAAGAAGATGCATTTGCATTTGGTCCTCCATCTGATCTGAACTGTGCTCTTTCAATTCTAAGCCCTGTTGGAGTAGTAGAATCCCTGCCTAGATGGCTGCTAGGAAAACCACTAGACACCATGGATGCTCTAACATCATTGTTGGGAAACTGATACTGTGTAGGTGCGGGAGTTGCTGTAGATACATGAACAAGAGATGGAGTAACAGGGAAACCTCCTGAGGAAATTGGTGCATGACTTGGTTTGCTTGTAGGAATCATATGAACAGTATGTGGCATTCCATGGGTTTCAGCTGCTGCATTGAAGCTTTTTTTAAACTGGTGAGCTGGATGCGTAGCAGGTTGAGCTAGTGCAGAGAATTTCTTGGATTCTTCCATCTAAAAATGAATTTCAAGTtcagaaaaaatagttttacaGTCCAAAAAAATCCTAAACTGAAAGTTTGGCAACCCTTATATGCTGTAATATGGCATTAGCCATACAATGTCAAAGACAACTTCTTGTTCGAATGACCTTAGACTTCACTACTAGCTACTAATTCAAACACTGGCACACACGCTTACAGAAATCTGATActtttttgaataaaaattaaaccttTCAGTATAACCGAAGACTATCACTATGCAATGAACtgcatatataaattataatggTAAAAGTAACCAACAAGCCCAAGATGTTCACATCGCCTAAGCCAAATAGTTCCACCATGACCAATTACGAAACCATAACAAAAAATGCTTTCACCCTTAATGTCTCAAAACCATACACATATACCTTGAACGCATATAAAATCAAAACGCCAAACCATATGAACTAGTTTACTATCAGTCCATTTACCTACAATTTACAATTCAGAATCCAAAGCTTCTTTCTTTATTCATTTGCCGAACACTTTCCCATCAATCAAACAACAAATCGGAccaattaaaaactaaaacctactcaacaatctcaaaactcaaaaaccataCCAAATCAAAAAATTGAGTCCTTACTTTCCTCTTCGTCTGCAAAAACTTCTCCGCAATCGTCAACTTGGGACCCCGGAATCCTAATCTCTGTTCCTTAAGCATAGCATTGAGCCCCAAATCCTCAATCACAGCCCCAATTGCATCCCTGCCCACAATATCCTTAGGGGCCAACCCTTCACACAGCTCCACCAGCTTCGACCTAGCTTCCCCCATAAGCCCAATCTCCGGCTCCGTGGGCTTCTTGCCCCCTCGAATCTTGGCCATAGTCGACAAGGCCAGCACAATCTCCGCCACCCTCCTCAGATCCTTCTCCGAATTGGGTCCCAATCTGGGCTTCTTATGCAATTGGGTCCCCAAATCTCCTTCTCCTCCGTACCCAATCGGCCTCTTTTCCCCAATTGAGACCGCCGGCGGACGCGGCTGAGTGAGTTCGGCGTTCAGAGGCGGATCCATAACTAAGGGGCTGACAGAGCGACGCTCCCAGACGACGCCGTTCAGCGCGTAGAGGAAGGGGGAGCTGAGAGAGAGACAGAAGAGGAGGGAGAAACCCTAGCTAGGACAGAGAGAGCCGGAGAGGCTTAGCCGTTGGGGGTTTGGGGATTTGAAAAGGCGAATTTTTTGTGAGGGAGAAAGACTAAAGCCTTTTTGGCGGGTAAATTTGAGGGGTTTTATTTGGGTGAGTGATTAAACTTTTGATAATGTAGTGAGTTTGTGAGTTTGGGAGCgagtgagagagaggagagagagagttttgggTTTCAATTCAGTGGGGAGACGAGTGGACGAGCAGTGcgagatttagagagagaaagtagtagagagagagagagagagggatattTCGTCTTTTAGAAATGGATGCTCCGTGGGCCGTTGATATACCATGACCGGTTTGTTAAGTGCAACCGGTTAATtgacaacaaaaattaaaaaaaggggcAGTTTTGGATTATTGtttttcaaataaataataaattatttcttatgtattttaagaataatcagatgtataataaaatagttgaatatttaataaattgtatttttaaaaGAGTTGTTGTATTAACACCTCATGTATTGTCGAATACACCTATATACTTAATACACCTTACATCTACCTTTTAAAGTACAATTCATCTTAATACACCTCCTCAGATACATTCTAATACTACCCTCACACCTCACACTTCACTATCTGCATACATCCCATATTCACTACTTAAACCCCACTTCAAACTCTTGGATCATTTGTCATTtaatactatggtctagtgatttcttttttacttgtaagtgagaggtcttaggtttgattctcatggaaagggatcctcttcggatcccttccTTCAAATCCACCAAGTTCGGGGATAcgggccattgaaatttgatcgaacggctacaaacaggggcttactttatcaaatttcaatggtccaaATCTTTgaacttggtggattaggaggaagagaTCCAAAGAGAATCCCTTGTAACAACTATACAGGAGATACATTTTTTAAGGTGAAATGGAGATGTACATTAATTTTAGGGAACGTCCTACAATAAATTAAGATTGGGGATTTGTGTAGTACTGTAGTGGCCTTTGAAGGATATGTTTGCAATCTTAGTGTTAGAAAACACACTGCTTACTTACACTCAGTAATTAGGGAAATTTTTCATTAAGACCGGAACatgggtggtacaccacgtgtttttagataactgattttatttttaaagttattatCTTTTTGACatactgttgaccctaaaaactaccaaaccTACATGGCGCGTAAGCAAAGTAACTAATAACCTAACTATGTCCTTCAATTATGTGCAGGGCATACCAACTCGTTGGCTGAGCTTGGCCGaagagtaaaatgtgttgatgtcgcGTTGGGTGCATTGTTGACTTATGTGTCTTGCGATTGCGGTtgaggaaggaacacatctcgACCTTTGGGTTCTGGAGCATGAAGACAaagctgctagttctgcgaagttcacaaatcgtcggcgccgggtttggtcacggtgattatattcgtgaaagTATAAGCACGTCAAACTAGCACCAGACTATACGAACACAAATACCCGAAAGatatgtatgtcttgatggtaaatgtggttcaaccatcggaatgccgaactctgaaacttacttgcgagtatccaatcataaaacaactcggTGTTTAATATGCGAGCCTAGCAATCTATAACACCTCACTTCATCgaaaaggctaatgagatgacctctgccaataaggattcaaaaATCTTTGTCAACCAAGACTTAGATAAATAACCAATCGACCTCGAAGTAGTgctgtctatccaaactgaagatgctcattggtcggctgattctacagctccagtgttgtctatccaaactgaagatgtcattGGTTGCGTTTACAGtaatgtttatccaaactgaagatgtgttggcgggaaTAAAGGGGAGAaagataaaatctcaaaggttgtTGAAAAGCTTTACGCAGGGCAATTTATATGTTGAATTAAAGGGGCCTTGAATGATGCACccatttctctatttatagtaacAAACCCTCTCATAGCTGAGCTAGAATTGTACTTGGATTAGAACTCCTCATCCTAATCTGATTAGGTATCAACCAATCTTAACGCCAATAGaactttgaaccaagctcttTAACAAACCAGATTCATCTCCTAGGTCTTAGCCTTAAAGAATCCTTGTTACACTAGGTTTTGACTACCCTACTCTTATCTAAACCAATCCCCCTCATGAAAGGATTCGACCGATCCTTATGAGGAGCAAACCCCCTCATGATAGTCTTCAAGGTCGTTCATTTTGGTTCGTAACCTTTCCTTCGATTGTGATGCTCGACAGGCCAGTTGGGAAGTCTACCATCCTCACTTCATGGTTTGTCAACTGGGCTACCTCCAAGGCTATCATCTGCCACTACTTACTTCTCGCTCGCTTCTAAGCCGAGAGTGCATCTCCAGTTGCTCGGAGAGGGAATGCAATGAGGTCGAGAAAGAGTTCCAAGATCGGTGCGCCAAATGCCTTCGGCCATATACCCCAGAGACCGACAGTATCAGCACCTTCGCTGACTGGTGAGATGCGTACGTCAAGGATTTCTTCAGTATCTTGGTCAAGGAAGTTTCGAAAAGACTTTTTGGCGATCGACCGAGGAAAACTCTCGCcctaaaatcaaaagaaatggCACAAGGTACATACCTTTTCCTTCTCTTTGTTATATATACTTAATTCAAACTTCATTCTGATTCAAACTCAGATTTTCCAAGTGGCCGTTCAATAAAAAGGCCCGAAATGGTTGCGATGGTCGCGCCCAAAAAGAAACTCGTTTTTCCCCTAAAGAGGGATGCGACCATTGCTCCTCCTTCAGCCAAACCAACTTCAATAGCGACCTCTGATGTGTTGACTGTGCCGAGCAAACGACCTTGCCAAGAGGTCAAGACGACTGGTAACATTGCCCAGCCCTAAAAGCGTATCAAGAAAAAGGCAAAGAAGAGAGAACAGGAAATTCACGTCATCTCAAGTCAAACCACATGAGCAACTACTCCTAGTGGCCATCTCCTTTCTCATATTGTCCAAGCCTCGATGAGAGTATCGCAAAACCCTCCATTGGACCAAACAACTAAAGTTCGTCCTACCACTCGAGTCATGGTATAACCAATTATTGCCTCATTGGTCAAGCATTTTGCAACTCCAGGGCTGACCATTGTTCCTGAAGTCAGCTTAACAATTGTTGCCTTGGAGAAGGCAGCTACCACGGTCTAGAAAACCCTTCCCCTTAATctgaaaaaaaatctaatgatTATCCTAGAAGAAAAGGTATGCTTCTTCTTATTTTCCTAAAAATGATGTGTTTTAACTGGGTCTTTAAACTAACGAACAATCTTCTTATGACCAGGAAGACGAGAGTAAAGTACCCCGATTGGTGAGGCGCCCTCGACTAGCTGAACTTCTAACTACCAATCCCTAACTGAAGGTCAAAGCGGCTAACCAGGTCGACCCTTCTGCGGCCGAAGCAGGTCCAAGACAGGAAGTATCACCTTCAGTTAAGCCAGAAACAACACCAGAGACGCCAGTTCATCCCCAAGACCAAAATCTCAGCATCTATCCTTAAGAGGTCAtctcggcctttgtaagtcttaTCCTTGTTCTCTTATATCAATTTCCAAACCTTAAAAAAactctaaaccaagaaaaacattAAATGCCAGATGCAAAATCGTTCGTTTCACCGAAAATTTTATGCGCCGAAAGGCGTTATTTATATTTGTTGGCCACACCAATGGTCATCAAACGTAGATAACCTTCGTTGGCCTCATGAATTAAAAGGTTGCCTTAAACACTGGGCTAGCCCATTAAGCTCTTTGGGTTCGAGTGATGAACCAGTAAACATGGTCGAATACTCTTCTTGGCAGGTCTAACATAACCTCCTTATCTATCGTTCTTTTAATTTCACTTTTCTAacaaatttttatatatatgtatagccTTCATGGGAAGTTGAGCTCGACACCCTTCTCTCCAACACTTCTGGGATACCTAGGCTTTCTGCCTTTATGGCCAAGCCTTTTGCGACTGCGGCTGAGTTTGATGCCTTCGTCAAGCTACAAGGGCTTCTGTCCCTTTCGTCCCCGCAAATCTTCCAACGTGAAGACCTCAACTCCGCAAGGGAATGCCTAAATGACCTTACAACCAGCGACTTGCTGAGCAACGAGAATGTTGTTCACCTATCCGATGTCCTAAAGCTAACCTGACAATACTTTACTATTTTTGAGAAGGCTCTCCGGGCAGAGGATGAGCTCAAGGCTGCAATGGTCGCACATGAAGCTATTTGACCGGAGCTCGAGGCAATAAAGGCAAAGAAGGAACGATTGGCTGACCTCGACCGTCAAATTGCTGAACTCCAATGTCAAAGGTCGACCGCTGCTTCGGAGCTCAAAAAGGATTTCGAGTCGAATAAGCCTCGACTAACATAATACGTGGCTGGCGCAAAGCGGATACAACAACTACAACTTGATAAAAGGACAAGGTAGGCAAAAGGCACGATGGGTGAAGTAAGGTGGTTAGAATTGAAAGCCGCTCTTGAAGCATTCATTCCTTCGACCCTTTAGGACTTCTTGTTTTTAGCTGTAAGCTGGTTGATTTTTGTAATCTTGCTTGTACGTactttgaaaattaataaaaatttcctTATTCCTGCATTTCCCAAGTGACTGGataatatttctttaagaatttTCCATTGATAGGTAATTTATGGACCAAACCAGTTTGATCTTTAAGGTGGTATGCCCCATTGCCATGAACTTTATGGACGATGAAAGGTCATTCCCAATTCGATGACCATTTTCCAAATCTAGGATCTTTAATCCCTACTGGTAACACGATTTGCCACACTAAGTTACCTTCGTTGAACATCTTTTGTCTAACTCATTGATTATAAGCTCGCTCGGCGATCTTTTTCTACGCTACTAGTAAATTATAGGCATCAAGCTGAGCTTCCTCCAAGTCCTCTAACTCTTGCCTCATGGTATGACTGTACTAGGcactgaacaaactactttgttCGATAACTCGTAATGAGTTTATGCTTAGCTCAACTGGTAGCATCGCGTCATGCCCATAAATCAATGCATATGGGGTCGTCCCTGTTGTTGATCGGAGTGAAGTTCGATATGCCCATAATGCCTCGTTTAGCTTCAAATGCCACATCCCaggcttttcttttatcatttttttgagGATACCAATTAAAACTTTATTACTTACTTCGGCTTGTCCATTTGCATGTAAGTAATATGGCGTGGACTGATCTAGTCAAATTGTCAAACTCGCCGCGTATTCTATAAACCTGTCGACCATGAAAATTGTATCGTTGTCTATTATAATGGTTTCTAGTATGCCGAATCTGGTTACAATGTTTTCTTccacaaaattacaaatttctttAGACATTAATTCAGCATAAGATTTCGCCTTAACCcacttggtgaagtagtcagttGTT contains the following coding sequences:
- the LOC137742784 gene encoding uncharacterized protein isoform X1, giving the protein MDPPLNAELTQPRPPAVSIGEKRPIGYGGEGDLGTQLHKKPRLGPNSEKDLRRVAEIVLALSTMAKIRGGKKPTEPEIGLMGEARSKLVELCEGLAPKDIVGRDAIGAVIEDLGLNAMLKEQRLGFRGPKLTIAEKFLQTKRKVRTQFFDLMEESKKFSALAQPATHPAHQFKKSFNAAAETHGMPHTVHMIPTSKPSHAPISSGGFPVTPSLVHVSTATPAPTQYQFPNNDVRASMVSSGFPSSHLGRDSTTPTGLRIERAQFRSDGGPNANASSYASQVQANLSSNHPLPSVNAPAWSVQTQSAKSGPEHKVPNHISVKVEGSTGMSMPHMTPVAARNQNTKPFVSQLASGNLPVVHQPLQQMDFVKAHSLSNNHNDIVKIIQKLLQPQPPDHPTWIPPSRDYMSKALTCQSCQLTINEVDNVLICDACERGYHLMCAQSSNQRGIPRGEWHCMRCLSLSNGKPLPPKYGRVMRSNIQVKVPSNTAGVQTSSENKLGTLDPKVNQPKTAANGSSVLQNIAGIDSGASNHVESAPDLKILNAKESQVQNLTSSSKNMDEKPLSGSYPSSERSEERCSESKSELPAEPKEITRSSRVEERHSESIAEPPAESKAVRPVEPKETTEFSGVEERPSESKAKPPAESKAECPAESKAEPPTEPKEITESFRVEERPTESKAEPPSESKEDLPAESKAEPLGEPKETTESSRVEERPSDSKAEPPVEPEETTESSRVEEIHFESKAEPSADFFNKGADKSDHSRPPSNTQVADSAGLPNCSEVPSMIFHDQNSALKNPDISHSVGNSGSSLRYDIKQDDQSGAQANTGESSVASGRALEHFRFCSDGLKVVEWIGNVVQGGDEKIYYHTCCIDGVAYQLRDHALFQSSHGKLIPSKLQSMWEDRKTGSKWAIVNRCYFPGDLPETVGRPSTPESNEVYQSNHDSTVMAGLIRGPCEVLSPAKFSGETERRSQLEQEANNELRPIFLCKWIYDEFKGVLEPVPE
- the LOC137742784 gene encoding uncharacterized protein isoform X2, which gives rise to MDPPLNAELTQPRPPAVSIGEKRPIGYGGEGDLGTQLHKKPRLGPNSEKDLRRVAEIVLALSTMAKIRGGKKPTEPEIGLMGEARSKLVELCEGLAPKDIVGRDAIGAVIEDLGLNAMLKEQRLGFRGPKLTIAEKFLQTKRKMEESKKFSALAQPATHPAHQFKKSFNAAAETHGMPHTVHMIPTSKPSHAPISSGGFPVTPSLVHVSTATPAPTQYQFPNNDVRASMVSSGFPSSHLGRDSTTPTGLRIERAQFRSDGGPNANASSYASQVQANLSSNHPLPSVNAPAWSVQTQSAKSGPEHKVPNHISVKVEGSTGMSMPHMTPVAARNQNTKPFVSQLASGNLPVVHQPLQQMDFVKAHSLSNNHNDIVKIIQKLLQPQPPDHPTWIPPSRDYMSKALTCQSCQLTINEVDNVLICDACERGYHLMCAQSSNQRGIPRGEWHCMRCLSLSNGKPLPPKYGRVMRSNIQVKVPSNTAGVQTSSENKLGTLDPKVNQPKTAANGSSVLQNIAGIDSGASNHVESAPDLKILNAKESQVQNLTSSSKNMDEKPLSGSYPSSERSEERCSESKSELPAEPKEITRSSRVEERHSESIAEPPAESKAVRPVEPKETTEFSGVEERPSESKAKPPAESKAECPAESKAEPPTEPKEITESFRVEERPTESKAEPPSESKEDLPAESKAEPLGEPKETTESSRVEERPSDSKAEPPVEPEETTESSRVEEIHFESKAEPSADFFNKGADKSDHSRPPSNTQVADSAGLPNCSEVPSMIFHDQNSALKNPDISHSVGNSGSSLRYDIKQDDQSGAQANTGESSVASGRALEHFRFCSDGLKVVEWIGNVVQGGDEKIYYHTCCIDGVAYQLRDHALFQSSHGKLIPSKLQSMWEDRKTGSKWAIVNRCYFPGDLPETVGRPSTPESNEVYQSNHDSTVMAGLIRGPCEVLSPAKFSGETERRSQLEQEANNELRPIFLCKWIYDEFKGVLEPVPE